In Scyliorhinus canicula chromosome 27, sScyCan1.1, whole genome shotgun sequence, the following proteins share a genomic window:
- the LOC119957979 gene encoding uncharacterized protein LOC119957979 — MRSKAKGFSNRRYERSHLRSIGGGAGDFVNSQSGSSGVVGGAVTAFSTTDSGGGDPGVTGSKTAATESGVFSTVDSATESGVFSTTDSGGGDPRVTSSKTAATESGVFSTGDSDDSRVTGSGVFSTMDSNDHRVTESGVFSTVDSDDSRVTGSGVFSTMDSNDHRATESGVFSTMDSSDHRATESGVFSTMDSNDHRATESGVFSTMDSNDHRATESGVFSTMDSSDHRATESRVFNTMDSDSHRATESGVFSTMDSDNHRATESGVFSAMDSDNHRATESGVFSTMDVGGHKATENGLFNTVDSSTPLAHGEENTHPDRGDFSAADSDGNIASPVVPTPQTLEAGSQNKATTSPPNEPNQADKGDVAKVGSNRWVTSPSNAGELGTASGLLGLNEHVRNDTDSKRTNVKMDSLATMRSRSGFSGKKTTHILTISTDTTQNGMQDEATRSKMDGMKSAVYSSSRSKGIENIWATSRSTTDPGPFSTPAAEVSESELERQPASNASTNNLTETQHLFAKLRLLDKLSKKQGRANSIGLHGDRLDRLSTANTARTVSPTPRLSSPGPTNAAESKESGHTGTTHLEAQYTRQSFNEEKEQPSPTWKSNQAEVEDTYTKTVTNSLPTLPIT, encoded by the exons ATGCGAAGCAAAGCAAAGGGTTTCAGCAACCGGCGGTACGAAAGGAGCCATTTAAGAAGCATAGGCGGCGGGGCTGGCGATTTTGTCAACTCGCAGAGCGGGAGCTCCGGGGTCGTGGGCGGTGCTGTCACCGCCTTCAGCACCACGGACAGCGGCGGCGGCGACCCCGGGGTGACCGGCAGCAAGACAGCGGCCACCGAGAGCGGGGTATTCAGCACCGTGGACAGCGCCACAGAGAGCGGGGTGTTCAGCACCACGGACAGCGGGGGAGGCGACCCCAGAGTGACCAGCAGCAAGACAGCGGCCACCGAGAGCGGG GTATTCAGCACTGGGGACAGCGATGACAGCAGGGTAACCGGGAGCGGGGTATTCAGCACCATGGACAGCAATGACCATCGGGTCACCGAGAGCGGGGTATTCAGCACTGTGGACAGCGATGACAGCAGGGTAACCGGGAGCGGGGTATTCAGCACCATGGACAGCAATGATCATAGGGCCACCGAGAGCGGGGTATTCAGCACCATGGACAGCAGTGACCATAGGGCCACCGAGAGCGGGGTATTCAGCACCATGGACAGCAATGATCATAGGGCCACCGAGAGCGGGGTATTCAGCACCATGGACAGCAATGACCATAGGGCCACCGAGAGCGGGGTATTCAGCACCATGGACAGCAGTGACCATAGGGCCACCGAGAGCAGAGTGTTCAACACAATGGACAGTGATAGCCACAGGGCCACCGAGAGCGGCGTGTTCAGCACCATGGACAGTGATAACCACAGGGCCACCGAGAGCGGGGTGTTCAGCGCCATGGACAGTGATAACCACAGGGCCACCGAGAGCGGGGTGTTCAGCACCATGGACGTTGGtggccacaaggccaccgagaacGGGTTGTTCAACACCGTGGACAGCAGCACTCCTCTGGCCCATGGGGAAGAGAACACCCACCCCGACCGGGGAGACTTCAGTGCCGCGGACAGCGACGGGAACATCGCCTCTCCGGTGGTCCCCACGCCACAAACGCTCGAGGCGGGCAGCCAAAATAAGGCGACCACCAGCCCTCCTAATGAGCCAAATCAAGCCGACAAGGGCGATGTAGCGAAGGTGGGATCAAACCGCTGGGTAACCAGTCCCTCAAATGCAGGGGAACTGGGAACTGCGTCGGGTTTGCTGGGGCTGAATGAACATGTAAGAAACGACACTGACAGCAAAAGGACGAACGTTAAAATGGACAGTTTGGCAACCATGAGATCCAGAAGCGGCTTTTCTGGCAAGAAGACCACCCATATTCTGACTATCTCAACAGATACAACTCAGAATGGCATGCAGGATGAGGCAACTAGAAGTAAAATGGATGGTATGAAGTCGGCTGTATACTCTTCCAGCAGATCCAAAGGGATTGAGAACATTTGGGCCACGTCCAGATCGACAACGGACCCAGGTCCGTTTAGCACTCCCGCCGCTGAGGTGAGTGAGAGCGAGTTGGAACGTCAGCCTGCTTCCAACGCCAGCACCAACAATCTGACAGAGACGCAACATCTATTTGCCAAGCTAAGGCTTTTGGACAAGCTGTCGAAAAAGCAAGGAAGGGCAAACTCCATTGGGTTACACGGAGACAGATTAGATCGATTGTCCACCGCAAACACAGCAAGGACCGTTAGTCCCACGCCAAGACTATCATCACCTGGCCCCACCAATGCAGCAGAGAGCAAGGAGTCGGGTCACACCGGGACAACTCACCTTGAAGCCCAGTACACCAGACAAAGCTTCAATGAGGAAAAGGAACAGCCATCGCCCACTTGGAAGTCAAACCAGGCCGAAGTAGAGGACACATACACAAAAACTGTAACTAATTCCTTACCAACACTCCCAATAACATAG